A genomic region of Dactylococcopsis salina PCC 8305 contains the following coding sequences:
- a CDS encoding PP2C family protein-serine/threonine phosphatase gives MRRLRRLLEASRAERELQRKKEVLEAELKAAADYVRSLLPLPIQTSKIQIEQEFIPSLALGGDAFDYYCLDNEHLVIYLLDVAEHGVRPALLSVSVLTLLRSKLDNTTLSCQLSPLKNVDFYQPQTILRELNRVFLSETDEDYFTIWYGIYNTKTQGLTYASAGHPPALLIKDSQVTPR, from the coding sequence ATGCGTCGCCTCCGTCGTCTTCTCGAAGCCAGTCGCGCCGAAAGAGAATTACAACGTAAAAAGGAGGTTTTGGAAGCGGAATTAAAAGCAGCAGCAGACTATGTTCGATCGTTGCTTCCTCTCCCCATTCAAACTTCTAAAATTCAAATTGAACAGGAGTTTATTCCCTCTTTAGCGTTAGGAGGAGATGCCTTTGATTACTATTGTTTAGATAACGAACATTTAGTCATTTATTTACTTGATGTTGCCGAACATGGCGTTCGTCCAGCATTGTTATCAGTTTCTGTGTTAACTTTGCTTCGATCGAAACTGGATAATACAACTCTCTCTTGTCAGTTATCTCCTCTAAAAAATGTTGATTTCTATCAACCCCAGACCATTTTAAGGGAATTAAATCGAGTCTTTCTTAGCGAAACCGATGAAGATTATTTTACAATTTGGTATGGAATTTATAACACAAAAACACAAGGGTTAACTTATGCGAGTGCTGGACATCCTCCTGCTTTGTTAATTAAGGATTCTCAGGTAACCCCCCGATGA